One segment of Pseudanabaena sp. FACHB-2040 DNA contains the following:
- a CDS encoding Hsp70 family protein, with amino-acid sequence MTLAIDFGTSNTVVARWNAATQSAETLTLPGLSYSLSDNPPLIPSLVYIEQASTGAVLAGQTVRDRGLDVVSDPRFFRNFKRGIGIPWQGFLPEIEGQSVSFEQVGHWFLTRVLSELKTTAGDLDALTFTVPVDSFEAYRHWLGQLCDSLDIQQVRMLDEPTAAALGYGLSGGQTLLVVDFGGGTLDLSLVRLELPANRKPLGFVLKWGNRSLADSSSQKVQTARVFAKSGENLGGADIDNWLADHFAAQGLSLSPLTLRLAERVKIALSSQPQASEVYFNDETLETFELSLNREQFNAILQENQFFERLDNRLTQVLQQAHRQGIETSDIDAVLLVGGTAQIPAVQSWIGEYFPADKIRCDRPFEAIAQGALQLQQGVALKDFLYHSYGIRYWDRRNKRHGWHPIVKQGQPYPMAEPVELTLGASVEKQPSIELILGELGDESGRTEVYFEGDRLITRQVSQGSTQVQPLNDRDGARTIAQLMPPGMPGSDRIRVQFQVDSDRFLRITVEDILTGDVVLTNQPVVQLR; translated from the coding sequence ATGACCCTCGCAATTGACTTTGGCACCAGCAACACCGTTGTAGCCCGCTGGAATGCCGCTACCCAATCTGCCGAAACGCTCACCCTGCCTGGCCTGAGCTACAGCCTCAGCGACAATCCCCCTCTAATTCCCAGCCTAGTCTATATCGAGCAGGCCAGCACCGGAGCCGTACTGGCCGGTCAGACGGTGCGCGATCGTGGCCTCGACGTGGTCAGCGACCCCCGCTTTTTCCGCAACTTCAAGCGCGGCATCGGGATTCCTTGGCAGGGGTTTTTGCCTGAAATCGAGGGGCAGAGCGTGTCCTTTGAACAGGTGGGGCACTGGTTTTTGACCCGCGTGCTGAGTGAGCTCAAGACAACTGCAGGCGATCTAGACGCCCTCACCTTCACGGTGCCCGTCGACAGCTTCGAAGCTTATCGTCATTGGCTAGGCCAGCTTTGCGACTCGCTCGATATCCAGCAGGTACGAATGCTCGATGAACCCACCGCTGCCGCCCTGGGTTACGGCCTCAGCGGCGGGCAGACCCTGCTAGTGGTAGACTTTGGCGGCGGCACCCTGGATCTATCTCTGGTGCGCCTAGAGCTGCCTGCGAACCGCAAACCTCTGGGGTTTGTGCTCAAGTGGGGCAACCGCTCCCTGGCCGATAGCTCGTCCCAGAAGGTGCAAACCGCCCGCGTATTTGCCAAGTCCGGAGAGAATCTGGGCGGTGCCGACATCGACAACTGGCTGGCCGACCACTTCGCGGCCCAAGGGCTGTCCCTCTCGCCGCTGACGCTGCGGCTGGCCGAACGGGTCAAAATTGCGCTTTCTAGCCAGCCGCAGGCCAGCGAAGTTTACTTCAATGATGAAACGCTAGAGACCTTCGAACTCAGCCTTAATCGGGAACAGTTCAACGCCATTTTGCAAGAAAACCAGTTCTTTGAGCGTCTAGATAATCGCCTGACTCAAGTGCTTCAGCAGGCCCACCGTCAGGGTATCGAAACCAGCGATATTGATGCGGTATTGCTGGTGGGAGGAACCGCCCAAATTCCGGCAGTGCAAAGCTGGATTGGAGAGTATTTTCCAGCAGACAAGATCCGGTGCGATCGCCCCTTTGAGGCCATTGCCCAGGGAGCGCTTCAGCTTCAGCAGGGGGTGGCTCTAAAAGACTTTCTCTACCACAGCTACGGCATTCGTTACTGGGATCGCCGCAACAAACGCCACGGCTGGCACCCCATCGTCAAGCAAGGGCAGCCCTACCCCATGGCAGAGCCGGTAGAACTCACCCTAGGAGCCTCGGTAGAAAAACAGCCCAGCATTGAGCTGATCTTGGGAGAATTGGGCGATGAGTCGGGTCGCACCGAGGTCTACTTTGAGGGCGACCGTCTAATCACCCGCCAGGTTAGCCAGGGCAGTACCCAGGTGCAGCCCCTCAACGACCGCGACGGAGCCCGCACCATTGCCCAGCTTATGCCGCCGGGAATGCCGGGTAGCGATCGCATTCGAGTGCAGTTTCAGGTCGATAGCGATCGCTTTCTCCGTATCACTGTCGAGGACATTTTGACCGGAGACGTGGTGTTGACCAATCAGCCGGTGGTGCAGCTGCGCTAA
- a CDS encoding MlaD family protein produces the protein MRARAIREGSVGLLILISVGLFGALVLWLRGISPGRRTYQVGFVFENTLGMQAGTVVRYRGVPVGRVLAISPGANEVTVLTEITATNLRIPKAVEAYANQSGLIGDTTIDITPLEILPETSLALTPYGEDCNSQLIVCDGDVLPGLVGASYESLLRSAERLASTYSDPLLVAELRSTLTNASVAAAKAGVVADELTGLSQSVRAEVQPLSASARRAADSVSSAAGQFELTGAEVNRLVLANQANLSSTLTNLNVSSQQLLTIMNSLEPAVRDSQFIANLDALSANALLATNSLRDLTGAVSTRENLAVLQQTLDSARNVFQNAQKVLADVDELTGDPAFRNNLRDLVNGLSNLVSSTGTLEQQVQLAQMLAPVAGHETATLTLTALPDMSASQAATVSGPLLMAGNGQYYRLEFAQPGIAVKSAAPAQAQQPSQP, from the coding sequence ATGCGAGCACGGGCAATTCGTGAGGGTTCGGTTGGACTATTAATTTTGATCAGTGTAGGGCTGTTTGGTGCGCTGGTTTTGTGGCTGCGGGGTATCAGTCCAGGAAGACGCACTTATCAAGTGGGCTTTGTGTTTGAAAACACTCTAGGCATGCAGGCGGGGACGGTAGTGCGCTATCGGGGAGTTCCTGTGGGGCGCGTGCTGGCCATCAGTCCAGGGGCTAATGAAGTGACGGTGCTAACTGAAATTACCGCCACTAACCTAAGAATTCCGAAAGCCGTAGAGGCTTATGCCAACCAATCGGGCCTGATTGGCGACACTACGATTGACATCACGCCTCTAGAAATTCTTCCTGAAACCAGTTTGGCTTTGACCCCCTACGGTGAGGACTGTAATTCGCAGCTGATTGTGTGCGATGGCGATGTGCTGCCAGGCCTGGTAGGCGCGAGCTATGAATCGCTGCTGCGCTCAGCGGAAAGACTGGCCAGTACCTATTCCGACCCGCTGCTGGTTGCTGAGCTCAGATCAACTTTGACCAATGCCTCAGTAGCGGCAGCCAAGGCAGGAGTTGTAGCGGATGAGCTGACGGGATTGTCACAGTCGGTGCGGGCTGAGGTGCAGCCACTATCAGCCTCAGCCCGTCGGGCCGCAGACAGCGTGAGCAGCGCGGCAGGCCAGTTTGAGCTGACAGGGGCCGAAGTGAATCGCCTGGTGCTTGCCAACCAGGCCAATCTCAGTAGCACCTTGACCAACCTCAACGTCAGCAGTCAGCAGCTGCTGACAATCATGAACAGCCTGGAACCGGCAGTTCGAGACAGTCAGTTCATTGCTAACCTAGATGCGCTCTCGGCCAATGCGCTGCTGGCTACAAATAGTTTGCGCGACCTCACAGGAGCGGTTAGTACCCGCGAAAACCTGGCGGTGCTGCAGCAGACGCTTGACTCAGCCCGTAATGTTTTTCAGAATGCACAAAAAGTGCTGGCCGATGTGGATGAGCTGACGGGAGATCCGGCCTTTCGGAATAACCTGCGCGACTTGGTCAATGGCCTCAGCAATCTGGTGTCGTCTACAGGCACGCTGGAGCAGCAGGTACAGCTAGCTCAGATGCTGGCCCCGGTAGCAGGACACGAGACAGCAACCCTGACGCTAACAGCCCTACCCGACATGAGCGCATCTCAAGCAGCGACTGTGTCAGGACCGCTGCTGATGGCAGGCAATGGCCAGTATTATCGTCTAGAGTTTGCCCAGCCAGGGATCGCAGTTAAGTCGGCTGCGCCCGCTCAGGCGCAGCAGCCCAGTCAACCTTGA
- a CDS encoding ABC transporter ATP-binding protein — protein MVDQLTNQRNSDTGDCGGEAPLLELRGITKQFGNNKVLDGVDLTVYPGEAIAIIGPSGTGKSTILRIIAGLEAPGSGDIFVQGKRRLGLIEDSPDPLGIGMVFQQAALFDSLTVEENVGFLLYQHSDLPAREIRRIVDEVLDMVGLPGIGSRFPAELSGGMRKRVSFARAIVSNPENPTDRPALLLYDEPTAGLDPIASTVIEDLIRSIQRGNGCSSYLIVTHQDSTIRRTANRVIFLHQGRIRWSGSVEDVDKTDNPFMRQFFSGRVEGPIQLVH, from the coding sequence ATGGTGGATCAACTGACGAACCAACGGAACTCTGACACCGGAGATTGTGGCGGGGAAGCTCCGCTGCTAGAGCTGCGCGGCATTACCAAGCAGTTTGGGAATAACAAGGTCCTAGACGGCGTTGACCTCACGGTTTATCCCGGCGAAGCCATCGCGATTATTGGTCCTTCTGGCACAGGTAAATCGACCATCTTGCGCATTATCGCAGGCCTTGAAGCGCCCGGATCAGGCGATATCTTCGTTCAGGGCAAGCGGCGGCTCGGTCTGATTGAAGATTCTCCCGACCCTTTGGGCATTGGTATGGTCTTTCAGCAGGCCGCTCTGTTTGATTCCCTCACGGTGGAGGAAAACGTCGGTTTTCTGCTGTATCAGCACTCTGATCTTCCTGCTAGAGAGATCAGGCGGATTGTGGATGAAGTTTTAGACATGGTGGGGTTGCCAGGAATTGGCAGCCGCTTTCCAGCAGAACTGTCGGGAGGAATGCGTAAGCGGGTGAGTTTTGCCCGCGCCATTGTGTCTAACCCAGAAAACCCTACGGATCGGCCTGCCCTGCTGCTCTACGATGAGCCAACTGCGGGACTAGATCCGATAGCCTCAACGGTGATTGAAGACCTAATTCGGAGCATTCAGAGGGGAAACGGCTGTAGCTCCTACCTGATTGTTACCCATCAAGACAGCACAATACGGAGAACAGCGAATCGGGTGATATTCTTGCACCAGGGGAGAATCCGCTGGAGCGGTTCGGTAGAAGACGTTGATAAAACAGATAACCCGTTCATGCGTCAGTTTTTTAGCGGTCGGGTAGAAGGCCCTATCCAGCTGGTACATTAG
- a CDS encoding gluconeogenesis factor YvcK family protein gives MGWLAPGLLVKRWLFLSVAGVLLVGFGMLVWLKLTPVFYTGQLVGSVLRLITRFFPSYISGPLAILTGVLIILWGQTRTLGVITDVLMPGQEEELLDVLLNQRRLSRGPKIVVLGGGTGLSNLLRGLKQFSSNITAIVTVADDGGSSGRLRREIGVLPPGDIRNCLAALADEEKLLTELFQYRFKAGSGLVGHSFGNLFLTAMNEITGNLEQAVEASSKVLAVRGQVLPATLTDVQLWAELSDGRRIVGESKIAEARGRIVTIGCLPANPPALPNAVKAIEEADYIVIGPGSLYTSIIPNLLVPEIVEAIASRQVPRIYVCNIMTEPGETDGYKVSDHIRAIDRACGRYLFDAVLVQREPASVSAQERYAREGAIPVELDREAIVESGRRIIAANVMLESEIHTVRHDPHRLARVLLRWYSRTQRLW, from the coding sequence ATGGGCTGGTTAGCGCCCGGTCTGCTCGTGAAACGGTGGCTGTTTCTCAGTGTCGCTGGCGTTTTGTTGGTGGGCTTTGGGATGTTGGTCTGGCTGAAGCTAACCCCGGTGTTTTACACGGGGCAGCTAGTGGGCTCAGTGCTGCGGCTGATCACGAGGTTCTTTCCCAGCTATATCAGTGGGCCTCTAGCAATCTTGACTGGGGTGTTAATTATTCTTTGGGGTCAAACTCGCACCCTGGGGGTGATCACCGATGTGCTGATGCCGGGGCAGGAGGAGGAACTGCTCGATGTGCTGTTGAACCAGCGACGGCTCTCTAGAGGCCCCAAAATTGTGGTGTTGGGGGGCGGCACTGGGCTCTCTAATCTGCTGCGGGGCCTAAAGCAGTTTAGCTCTAACATTACGGCCATTGTCACTGTAGCCGATGACGGGGGCTCGTCGGGGCGGCTGCGGCGCGAGATTGGGGTCTTGCCACCGGGGGATATCCGCAACTGTTTAGCGGCTCTAGCCGATGAGGAGAAACTGCTGACGGAGCTGTTTCAGTACCGTTTTAAGGCCGGGAGTGGTCTGGTGGGCCACAGCTTTGGCAATCTGTTTCTAACGGCCATGAATGAAATTACGGGCAACCTGGAGCAGGCCGTGGAGGCCAGCTCTAAAGTGCTGGCGGTGCGGGGGCAGGTGCTCCCCGCAACGCTCACTGATGTCCAGCTCTGGGCAGAACTGAGCGACGGTCGCAGGATTGTTGGGGAGTCCAAAATCGCCGAAGCCCGAGGCCGGATTGTCACTATCGGCTGTTTGCCAGCCAACCCACCGGCGCTGCCCAACGCTGTCAAGGCAATTGAAGAAGCAGACTACATCGTGATTGGCCCTGGCAGCCTGTATACCAGCATTATTCCAAACCTGCTGGTGCCTGAGATAGTCGAAGCGATCGCAAGCCGCCAGGTGCCCCGCATCTATGTTTGCAACATCATGACTGAGCCGGGAGAGACCGACGGATATAAGGTTTCTGACCACATTCGGGCCATCGATCGAGCTTGTGGCCGCTACCTATTTGATGCGGTGCTGGTGCAGCGAGAACCGGCCTCAGTCTCAGCTCAAGAGCGCTACGCCCGTGAAGGCGCTATTCCGGTGGAGCTAGACCGAGAAGCCATTGTTGAGTCGGGCCGCCGCATTATTGCTGCCAACGTCATGCTGGAAAGCGAGATCCACACGGTCCGCCACGACCCCCACCGACTGGCGCGAGTGCTGCTGCGCTGGTATAGCCGCACCCAGCGGCTGTGGTAA
- a CDS encoding tetratricopeptide repeat protein, with amino-acid sequence MTQTVETLFDTGIERYKAGESPEVLIPVFKEVCDRAPKSSPAWTCLAWLYLLEGKASSALKAAQRAVKLNPQDPQARVNLATAMLDSGKAGVREHIEVAGQVMMAVPELKEEVQQSIQDGLSRRPEWPSLIRVQNWLFGA; translated from the coding sequence ATGACTCAGACCGTTGAGACCCTGTTTGATACGGGGATTGAGCGTTACAAGGCAGGTGAATCCCCTGAGGTGCTGATTCCGGTCTTTAAGGAAGTGTGCGATCGCGCACCTAAGAGTAGTCCAGCCTGGACCTGTCTGGCCTGGCTATATCTGTTAGAGGGCAAGGCCAGCTCTGCTCTCAAGGCGGCTCAAAGGGCGGTCAAGCTCAATCCTCAAGATCCGCAGGCGCGGGTCAACCTGGCGACTGCTATGCTCGACTCAGGCAAAGCCGGGGTGCGCGAGCACATTGAAGTGGCTGGGCAGGTCATGATGGCAGTGCCTGAACTAAAGGAAGAGGTGCAGCAGAGCATTCAAGATGGCCTTAGCCGCAGGCCCGAATGGCCCTCTCTAATCCGTGTTCAGAACTGGCTGTTTGGAGCCTAA
- a CDS encoding iron-sulfur cluster assembly accessory protein has product MTQTAEQQKGILMTEAALQHVKALQAQQGDQALCLRVGVRQGGCSGMSYTMDFEDASNITEQDEVYDYDGFRVVCDPKSLLYVYGMMLDYSNALIGGGFQFTNPNAAQTCGCGKSFGA; this is encoded by the coding sequence ATGACACAGACAGCTGAACAACAAAAAGGCATTTTGATGACCGAGGCGGCGCTCCAGCACGTCAAGGCACTGCAAGCCCAGCAGGGTGACCAGGCGCTTTGTCTGCGGGTAGGTGTGCGTCAGGGGGGCTGCTCCGGCATGTCTTACACAATGGACTTTGAAGACGCCAGCAATATTACTGAGCAGGATGAAGTCTACGACTACGATGGCTTTAGAGTGGTGTGCGACCCTAAGAGCCTGCTCTATGTCTATGGCATGATGCTTGACTACAGCAACGCCCTCATCGGCGGCGGCTTCCAGTTCACCAATCCCAACGCGGCCCAGACTTGTGGCTGTGGGAAGTCGTTTGGAGCCTAG